Proteins from one Paraburkholderia acidisoli genomic window:
- the hpaE gene encoding 5-carboxymethyl-2-hydroxymuconate semialdehyde dehydrogenase — protein MRIEHLIDGQSRAGRDYFETVNPANQNVLAEVARGGAEDVDLAVRAAKAAFPAWAAKPAAERAKVIRRLGELIAKNVPEISQTETNDTGQTISQTGKQLVPRAADNFTYFAEMCTAVDGHTYPTSTHLNYTLFHPVGVCALISPWNVPFMTATWKVAPCLAFGNTAVLKMSELSPLTAAMLGQLALEAGIPAGVLNVVHGYGKETGEPLVAHPDVRAVSFTGSTVTGNRIVQAAGLKKFSMELGGKSPFVIFDDADFERALDAAVFMIFSNNGERCTAGSRILVQRSIYAKFAERFIERAKRIRVGDPLDESTLVGPMISAAHLAKVRSYIELGPKEGATLACGGLDAPALPEALKQGNFVQPTVFVDVDNRMRIAQEEIFGPVACLIPFDDEADAIRLSNDIAYGLSSYVWTENAGRALRVAAAVEAGMCFVNSQNVRDLRQPFGGTKASGVGREGGTWSYEVFLEPKNVCMSLGSHHIPHWGV, from the coding sequence ATGCGAATCGAACACCTCATCGACGGTCAGTCCCGCGCGGGACGCGACTACTTCGAAACCGTGAACCCCGCGAATCAGAACGTGCTCGCGGAAGTCGCGCGCGGCGGCGCGGAAGACGTCGATCTCGCGGTGCGTGCCGCGAAAGCGGCGTTTCCCGCGTGGGCCGCGAAACCCGCGGCGGAGCGCGCCAAGGTCATCCGCAGGCTCGGCGAATTGATTGCGAAGAACGTGCCCGAGATTTCGCAGACGGAGACCAACGACACGGGCCAGACGATTTCGCAAACGGGCAAGCAACTCGTGCCGCGCGCCGCCGACAACTTCACGTATTTCGCCGAGATGTGCACGGCCGTGGACGGCCACACTTACCCCACGTCCACGCATTTGAACTACACGCTGTTTCATCCGGTGGGCGTGTGCGCGCTCATTTCGCCCTGGAATGTCCCGTTCATGACGGCCACGTGGAAGGTCGCGCCGTGTCTCGCGTTCGGCAACACGGCCGTGCTGAAGATGAGCGAACTCTCGCCGCTCACGGCCGCCATGCTCGGCCAACTCGCGCTCGAAGCCGGCATTCCCGCGGGCGTGTTGAACGTCGTGCACGGTTACGGCAAGGAAACCGGCGAGCCGCTCGTCGCGCATCCCGACGTGCGCGCGGTCTCGTTCACGGGATCGACGGTCACGGGCAATCGCATCGTGCAGGCCGCGGGCCTCAAGAAGTTTTCGATGGAACTCGGCGGCAAGTCGCCGTTCGTGATCTTCGACGACGCCGACTTCGAACGCGCGCTCGACGCCGCCGTGTTCATGATCTTTTCGAACAACGGCGAACGCTGCACGGCCGGCTCGCGCATTCTCGTGCAACGCTCGATCTACGCGAAGTTCGCGGAACGCTTCATCGAGCGCGCCAAACGTATTCGCGTGGGCGATCCGCTCGACGAGAGCACCCTCGTCGGCCCGATGATCAGCGCCGCGCATCTCGCGAAAGTGCGTAGCTATATCGAACTCGGTCCGAAGGAAGGCGCCACGCTCGCCTGCGGCGGACTCGATGCACCCGCGCTGCCGGAGGCCTTGAAACAGGGTAATTTCGTGCAGCCGACCGTATTCGTCGATGTCGACAATCGCATGCGTATCGCGCAGGAAGAGATCTTCGGGCCGGTCGCGTGCCTGATTCCCTTCGACGACGAAGCCGACGCCATCCGCCTCTCGAACGACATCGCCTATGGCTTGTCGAGTTACGTGTGGACCGAAAATGCGGGGCGCGCACTGCGCGTGGCCGCCGCCGTCGAAGCAGGCATGTGCTTCGTGAACAGCCAGAACGTGCGCGATCTGCGTCAGCCGTTCGGTGGCACCAAGGCGTCGGGCGTGGGGCGCGAAGGCGGCACGTGGAGCTACGAGGTGTTTCTCGAGCCGAAGAACGTGTGCATGTCGCTCGGCTCGCATCACATTCCGCATTGGGGCGTTTAA
- the hpaD gene encoding 3,4-dihydroxyphenylacetate 2,3-dioxygenase, which yields MGKLALAAKVTHVPSLYLSELDGPHKGCRQAAIDGHHEIGRRCRELGVDTVVVFDVHWLVNSEYHINCAPHFEGVYTSNELPHFIKNMPYAYPGNPQLGHLIADVANELGVKTRAHSETTLDLEYGTLVPMRYMNGDQHFRAVSVAGWCMWHDLQTSARFGLAVRRAIEERYDGTVAILASGSLSHHFANNGTAEQFMHKVWDPFLEATDRHVVAMWERGDWKTFCGMLPMYNEKCWGEGGMHDTAMLLGALGWDRYEGRAEVVTPYFGSSGTGQINAILPVTPLPA from the coding sequence ATGGGCAAACTCGCGCTCGCCGCCAAGGTCACGCATGTGCCTTCGCTCTATCTCTCGGAACTCGACGGACCGCACAAGGGCTGCCGCCAGGCCGCCATCGACGGGCATCATGAAATCGGCCGCCGTTGCCGCGAACTCGGTGTGGATACGGTGGTGGTGTTCGACGTGCATTGGCTCGTGAACAGCGAATATCACATCAATTGCGCACCGCATTTCGAAGGCGTGTACACGAGCAACGAGTTGCCGCACTTCATCAAGAACATGCCGTATGCGTATCCCGGCAATCCGCAACTGGGCCATCTGATCGCCGATGTCGCAAACGAGCTGGGCGTGAAAACGCGCGCGCACAGCGAAACCACGCTCGACCTCGAATACGGCACGCTCGTGCCCATGCGCTACATGAACGGCGACCAGCATTTTCGCGCCGTATCCGTGGCGGGCTGGTGCATGTGGCACGACCTGCAAACGAGTGCGCGCTTCGGCCTTGCGGTGCGTCGCGCGATCGAGGAGCGCTACGACGGTACCGTGGCGATTCTCGCGAGCGGCTCGCTGAGTCATCACTTCGCCAACAACGGCACGGCCGAGCAATTCATGCACAAGGTGTGGGACCCGTTTCTCGAAGCGACGGATCGCCATGTCGTGGCAATGTGGGAACGCGGCGACTGGAAAACCTTTTGCGGCATGCTGCCCATGTATAACGAAAAGTGCTGGGGCGAAGGCGGTATGCACGACACGGCCATGCTGCTGGGCGCGCTCGGCTGGGACCGTTACGAAGGCCGCGCGGAAGTGGTCACGCCTTATTTCGGCAGTTCGGGTACCGGGCAGATCAACGCGATCCTGCCGGTCACGCCGCTGCCCGCCTGA
- the hpaH gene encoding 2-oxo-hept-4-ene-1,7-dioate hydratase yields MLDPQLIRELAAQLDEAERTRTQLRHFSRAHPAMTIDDGYAIQREWVKLKLAAGHVIKGRKIGLTSRAMQRASQIDEPDYAPLLDSMFIAAGSDIRADRFIAPRVEVELAFVLNRALQGPNVTLFDVLDATAYVTPAIEIIDARIEQFDRETKAPRKVFDTISDFAANAGVVLGGRPVKPLDVDLRWVGALLYKNGAVEESGLAAAVLNHPATGVAWLANKIARHDERLEAGDIILSGSFTAPIAARAGDTFHADYGPLGGIGFNFV; encoded by the coding sequence ATGCTCGACCCGCAATTGATTCGCGAACTCGCCGCGCAACTCGACGAAGCCGAACGCACGCGCACGCAACTGCGCCACTTCTCGCGCGCCCATCCCGCCATGACGATCGACGACGGCTACGCCATTCAGCGCGAATGGGTCAAGCTCAAGCTCGCGGCGGGCCACGTGATCAAGGGGCGCAAGATCGGCCTCACGTCGCGGGCAATGCAACGCGCCTCGCAGATCGACGAACCCGACTACGCGCCGCTGCTCGACAGCATGTTCATTGCCGCGGGCAGCGACATTCGCGCGGACCGCTTCATCGCGCCGCGTGTGGAAGTGGAACTCGCATTCGTGCTGAACCGCGCGCTACAAGGACCGAACGTGACGCTCTTCGACGTGCTCGACGCCACGGCGTATGTGACGCCCGCCATCGAGATCATCGACGCGCGCATCGAGCAGTTCGACCGCGAGACCAAGGCGCCGCGCAAGGTGTTCGACACAATTTCCGATTTCGCGGCCAACGCCGGCGTGGTGCTGGGCGGCCGGCCCGTCAAACCGCTCGACGTGGATTTGCGCTGGGTGGGCGCGCTGCTCTACAAGAACGGCGCCGTGGAAGAAAGCGGCCTGGCGGCCGCCGTGCTCAATCATCCCGCCACGGGCGTGGCGTGGCTCGCGAACAAGATCGCCCGTCACGACGAACGGCTCGAAGCCGGCGACATCATTCTGAGCGGCTCGTTCACCGCGCCCATTGCCGCGCGCGCGGGCGACACGTTCCATGCCGATTACGGTCCGCTAGGCGGCATCGGCTTCAATTTCGTTTGA
- a CDS encoding MarR family winged helix-turn-helix transcriptional regulator, which produces MTGKHSIEALFTYRLHVLKKQTDRAMNDAFTASLSLSLTEARLLLTVGAFGPLSVSDLGRLSNLDRSQASRATDVLERKGLLAKTSNEADARGVLVALTTQGRNLYRRAATISKSTNDAILATLSDHEREVLDTVLAKLVENGRESD; this is translated from the coding sequence ATGACGGGGAAACACAGTATCGAAGCACTGTTCACGTACCGGTTGCACGTGCTCAAGAAGCAAACCGATCGCGCAATGAACGACGCGTTCACGGCTTCGCTTTCGCTTTCGCTGACCGAAGCGCGCCTGCTGCTTACAGTGGGCGCGTTCGGGCCGCTTTCGGTGTCGGACCTCGGGCGCCTCTCGAATCTCGATCGCAGCCAGGCGAGCCGCGCCACCGACGTGCTCGAACGCAAGGGCCTGCTTGCGAAGACCTCGAACGAGGCGGACGCGCGCGGCGTGCTGGTCGCGCTCACCACGCAAGGGCGCAACCTGTACCGGCGCGCGGCCACGATCTCGAAGTCGACCAACGACGCCATTCTCGCCACGCTCAGCGACCACGAGCGCGAAGTGCTCGACACCGTGCTCGCGAAACTGGTCGAGAACGGCAGAGAGAGCGATTGA
- a CDS encoding class II aldolase/adducin family protein, with amino-acid sequence MNANMARPAWCEPAEWEARVQLAAVYRVFHMMGWTELIFNHITLRVPGPHKHFLINPFGLTYDEIKASNLVKIDLEGNILSPSEYPINPAGFVVHSAIHANVEDAHCVMHTHTTAGLAVACMEEGLAYTNFYSAQLHDMVAYHDFEGITVHDDEKSRLLRSMGNKRLLVLRNHGLLAHGATLAHAFALLWTLNRACEVQVVTHAMRGQTLPISPAITERATRDSLQFSPAHGAGQNVLDALIRRVERIDPSYKE; translated from the coding sequence ATGAATGCAAACATGGCGCGCCCTGCGTGGTGCGAGCCCGCGGAATGGGAAGCGCGCGTGCAGCTCGCGGCCGTGTACCGCGTGTTTCACATGATGGGTTGGACCGAGCTGATCTTCAATCACATCACGTTACGCGTGCCCGGCCCGCACAAGCATTTCCTGATCAATCCGTTCGGCCTCACGTATGACGAAATCAAGGCCTCGAATCTCGTCAAGATCGATCTCGAGGGCAATATCCTGAGCCCGAGCGAGTATCCGATCAACCCGGCGGGCTTCGTGGTTCACAGCGCGATTCACGCGAACGTGGAGGACGCGCATTGCGTGATGCACACGCACACCACGGCTGGGCTCGCGGTAGCGTGCATGGAAGAAGGCCTCGCGTACACGAACTTCTATTCGGCCCAACTGCACGACATGGTCGCGTATCACGACTTTGAAGGCATTACCGTGCACGACGACGAAAAATCGCGCCTCCTTCGCTCCATGGGCAACAAGCGCCTGCTCGTGTTGCGCAACCACGGTCTGCTCGCGCACGGCGCGACGCTCGCGCATGCGTTCGCGCTGCTCTGGACGCTCAACCGCGCGTGCGAAGTGCAAGTGGTCACGCACGCCATGCGCGGCCAGACGCTGCCGATCTCGCCCGCTATCACCGAACGCGCCACGCGCGATTCGCTACAGTTCTCGCCCGCGCACGGCGCCGGGCAGAACGTGCTCGACGCGCTGATTCGCCGCGTCGAGCGCATCGATCCTTCGTACAAGGAGTAA
- a CDS encoding 2-dehydropantoate 2-reductase has translation MSTPKQTIAVVGGGAIGGLIAARLARAGNAVSLVARGAHLEAIRRDGLTIVEGDARYTQPLHATDNPASLGAQDIVFVCLKGQALVQSAASFAPLVGPNTHIVSAMNGVPWWFLQAVNGAPAAQPLESVDPGGIVSKALPPAQASGCVVHLSSAIAGPGVIRKGNGNGLIVGEGSASMAARAQEARDLLAQAGFDVTAGAPIQADIWAKLWGNMTMNPISALTRSTADVILDDPLTLGLVSAIMAEARAIGEKLGIRLAMTIEERHAITRKLGAFKTSMLQDVEAGRTLEVEALLGAPFELAQRVGVAAPSLGMLYGLARQLDTNLEAARRRV, from the coding sequence TTGAGCACACCGAAGCAGACCATCGCCGTCGTAGGTGGCGGCGCGATCGGCGGCTTGATCGCCGCGCGGCTCGCGCGCGCGGGCAACGCCGTGAGCCTCGTCGCGCGCGGCGCGCATCTCGAAGCGATTCGCCGCGACGGCCTCACCATCGTCGAAGGCGACGCGCGCTACACGCAGCCGCTGCACGCCACGGACAACCCCGCCTCGCTCGGCGCCCAGGACATCGTGTTCGTTTGCCTCAAGGGCCAGGCGCTCGTGCAATCGGCGGCGTCATTCGCGCCGCTCGTCGGGCCCAACACGCATATCGTTTCGGCGATGAACGGCGTGCCCTGGTGGTTCCTGCAAGCGGTGAACGGCGCGCCAGCGGCACAGCCGCTCGAATCCGTCGATCCCGGCGGTATCGTGTCGAAAGCGCTGCCGCCTGCGCAGGCCTCCGGCTGCGTCGTGCATCTTTCGTCGGCGATCGCGGGGCCGGGCGTGATTCGCAAGGGCAACGGCAACGGCTTGATCGTCGGCGAAGGTTCGGCTTCGATGGCGGCGCGTGCGCAGGAAGCGCGCGACCTGCTCGCGCAAGCGGGCTTCGACGTCACGGCCGGCGCGCCCATTCAGGCCGATATCTGGGCCAAGCTCTGGGGCAACATGACGATGAACCCGATCAGCGCGCTCACGCGTTCGACCGCCGACGTGATCCTCGACGACCCGCTCACGCTGGGCCTCGTCAGCGCGATCATGGCGGAAGCCCGCGCTATCGGCGAAAAGCTCGGCATCCGGCTCGCGATGACGATCGAGGAACGCCACGCCATCACGCGCAAGCTCGGCGCGTTCAAAACCTCCATGCTGCAAGACGTGGAAGCGGGCCGCACGCTCGAAGTGGAAGCCCTGCTCGGCGCGCCGTTCGAACTCGCGCAGCGCGTGGGGGTGGCCGCGCCGTCGCTCGGCATGCTCTACGGTCTCGCGCGGCAACTCGACACGAATCTCGAAGCCGCGCGCCGCCGGGTTTAA
- a CDS encoding MFS transporter — protein sequence MNSVSMADVRKLSRTQLIVAATIGNALEFFDFTVYSFFALTIGKLFFPTMSSYGQLLASVATFGVGFVMRPLGGVVIGAYADRAGRKPAMTLTIFMMALGCLLIGLAPTYAQIGVAAPVLIVFARLLQGFSAGGEVGASTTLLIEAGTPRNRGLLGSWQFASQGLGVSLGALTAGLLTTFLSADTLLAWGWRVPFLLGVAIAPLGMWIRRRLDEQAPARTRTVRMPILAVLRDYWARAALGILLTIGSTVTAYVVTFYMPTYAIHELKVPAPTALLAGLVSGVVTFVVAPLAGLLCDRLSRRTLVFWPRVGVVLLIYPAFLWLASEPNATRLLVTVGGLSVLLGLQAAPAITMLPEMFPRRVRATGMAIVYSIGVAIFGGFAQAIATWLIKATGNLLAPAWYVMACVALSCLALPFIRDLTGKPLED from the coding sequence ATGAACAGCGTCAGCATGGCGGACGTGCGCAAGCTGAGCCGCACGCAATTGATCGTCGCGGCGACCATCGGCAACGCGCTCGAATTCTTCGATTTCACGGTCTACAGCTTCTTCGCGCTGACGATCGGCAAGCTGTTTTTTCCCACCATGTCGAGCTACGGTCAGTTGCTGGCCTCGGTGGCGACGTTCGGCGTGGGATTCGTGATGCGCCCGCTCGGCGGCGTCGTGATCGGCGCGTATGCCGACCGCGCGGGCCGCAAGCCCGCCATGACGCTCACCATCTTCATGATGGCGCTCGGCTGCCTGCTGATCGGCCTCGCGCCCACCTACGCGCAGATCGGCGTGGCGGCGCCCGTGCTGATCGTCTTCGCGCGGCTGTTGCAGGGCTTTTCGGCGGGCGGCGAAGTGGGCGCGTCCACTACGCTGCTGATCGAGGCGGGCACGCCGCGCAATCGCGGCCTGCTCGGCAGCTGGCAGTTCGCGAGCCAGGGCCTGGGCGTCTCGCTCGGCGCGCTCACGGCAGGACTCCTGACCACTTTCCTTTCCGCCGATACCCTGCTCGCGTGGGGCTGGCGCGTGCCGTTCCTGCTGGGCGTGGCGATCGCGCCGCTGGGCATGTGGATTCGCCGCCGTCTCGACGAACAGGCGCCCGCGCGTACCCGCACGGTGCGCATGCCGATACTCGCGGTGCTGCGCGATTACTGGGCGCGCGCCGCGCTCGGCATTTTGCTCACAATCGGCTCCACGGTCACCGCCTACGTGGTCACGTTCTACATGCCGACCTATGCGATCCACGAGCTCAAGGTGCCCGCGCCCACGGCATTGCTGGCGGGTCTCGTGTCCGGCGTCGTGACCTTCGTGGTGGCGCCGCTCGCGGGGCTGCTGTGCGACCGTTTGAGCCGCCGCACGCTGGTGTTCTGGCCGCGCGTGGGCGTGGTGCTGTTGATCTACCCGGCGTTTCTCTGGCTGGCCAGCGAACCGAACGCCACGCGTCTGCTCGTTACCGTGGGCGGCTTGAGCGTGCTGCTCGGCTTACAGGCCGCGCCCGCGATCACGATGCTGCCCGAGATGTTTCCGCGCCGCGTGCGCGCGACGGGCATGGCGATCGTCTACAGCATCGGCGTGGCGATCTTCGGCGGCTTCGCGCAAGCGATCGCCACGTGGCTCATCAAGGCCACGGGCAATCTGCTGGCGCCTGCGTGGTACGTCATGGCGTGCGTGGCGCTCTCGTGTCTGGCGCTGCCGTTCATTCGCGACCTCACCGGCAAGCCGCTCGAAGATTAA